From one Streptobacillus canis genomic stretch:
- a CDS encoding methionine ABC transporter permease, which translates to MIMKAIIETMYMIIVSILIASIIGLPLGILLSITKEGSISENKTLNKILDLVIVNITRSIPFVILIVLLIPLSRLIVGKSYGTTAFIIPLSIGTAPFVARIIENALNEVSYGLMEAAISMGATNKDIVLKVLIPEAIPSIVNGLTLTLISLVGFSAIAGIIGGGGLGNLAVIEGFQRGNYKLMYLSTFILIIIVQIIQFIGTKIVKFIEKKRGR; encoded by the coding sequence ATGATTATGAAAGCAATAATAGAGACGATGTATATGATAATTGTTTCAATATTAATAGCAAGTATAATTGGTTTACCATTAGGAATATTACTTTCAATAACTAAAGAAGGTTCTATTTCAGAAAATAAAACTTTAAATAAAATTTTGGATCTAGTAATTGTAAATATTACAAGATCAATACCATTTGTTATCTTAATTGTATTATTAATACCTTTATCTAGATTAATTGTAGGTAAATCTTATGGAACAACAGCATTTATTATTCCACTTTCAATAGGTACTGCGCCATTTGTTGCAAGAATAATTGAAAATGCATTAAATGAAGTAAGTTATGGATTAATGGAAGCTGCAATTTCTATGGGTGCTACAAACAAAGATATAGTATTAAAAGTATTAATACCTGAAGCAATTCCATCTATAGTTAATGGTTTAACTTTAACATTAATATCTTTAGTTGGATTTTCTGCAATAGCAGGTATAATAGGTGGTGGAGGTCTTGGAAATCTTGCTGTAATAGAAGGTTTTCAAAGAGGAAACTATAAATTAATGTATTTATCAACATTTATATTGATAATAATAGTTCAAATAATTCAGTTTATTGGAACTAAAATTGTAAAATTTATTGAAAAGAAAAGAGGTAGGTAG
- a CDS encoding alpha/beta hydrolase, which yields MKKLLFGLTLFLTCISNAEVKSEKIEIKNGYYSIPAVYTYNDEVKNAPLVVMLHGTASNKDEVNGTYIKMANSLAENNISSIRFDFNGTGDSKVNYLHYTLTSATNDVEKVINYSRILTSGKIGLLGWSQGGTIALLSGDNKNIDSIATWAGALNMFTKQRMKEYEASKEMGYFENTFPWRGPLKFSHQWYSEVKDLDILSEIKEIKVPIYAVAGLEDDVVNPNEADLIVKTASNKLSRVEKIEKADHIFYTFDPIKSKIDELVSKTTNWFIESLK from the coding sequence ATGAAAAAATTACTTTTTGGATTAACATTATTTTTAACATGTATTTCAAATGCAGAAGTTAAAAGTGAAAAAATAGAAATTAAAAATGGATATTATTCTATTCCTGCAGTTTATACTTATAATGACGAAGTTAAGAATGCTCCATTAGTTGTAATGTTACATGGAACTGCATCAAATAAAGATGAAGTAAATGGAACATATATTAAAATGGCAAATTCATTAGCTGAAAACAATATTTCGAGTATTAGATTTGATTTTAATGGTACAGGAGATTCAAAAGTAAATTATTTACATTATACTTTAACATCAGCAACAAATGATGTAGAAAAAGTAATTAATTATTCTAGAATTTTAACTTCAGGTAAAATTGGGTTATTAGGATGGTCTCAAGGTGGTACAATTGCTTTATTAAGTGGAGATAATAAAAATATTGACTCTATTGCAACTTGGGCAGGAGCACTAAATATGTTCACTAAACAAAGAATGAAAGAATATGAGGCTTCGAAAGAAATGGGATATTTTGAAAATACTTTCCCTTGGAGAGGCCCATTAAAATTTTCACATCAATGGTATTCAGAAGTAAAAGATTTAGATATTTTATCTGAAATCAAAGAAATTAAAGTTCCTATATATGCAGTGGCTGGTTTAGAAGATGATGTAGTAAATCCAAATGAAGCAGATTTAATTGTTAAAACAGCTTCAAATAAATTATCACGTGTTGAAAAAATAGAAAAAGCAGATCATATTTTTTATACATTTGATCCAATAAAATCAAAAATTGATGAATTAGTTTCTAAAACGACTAATTGGTTTATTGAAAGTTTGAAATAA
- a CDS encoding SpoIID/LytB domain-containing protein, with the protein MRKLRYILILLFIFSCSNIERTNTNRNQEIKVVSNKEVNLRDDIRVRLTNLEKNNLNIELDENMLLNENVPYSLNISLEGLEDKVYMDGNYYENITISNKTGIIKIGKYSFYGDMLIKSVDSKLILINTLNMEKYLLGVVPFEIPASFPIEALKAQTVIARSYAYRNIARNKKDFDVYDSTLSQVYQGIPTKNVDNVRKAIKETSGEVILYNNRIIDAVFHSYSGGYTASAKEVWGNEVEYLQAIEDNYSKGVHSTVLNWEFQIDKESILEKVGFEVFDYDISFTESNRVSKLILYNEDKSQEMQFTGNSFRKAFSLSKIKSTAFTIEINDRGIKVVGSGYGHGVGFSQWSSKTMATDHNMSYIDIINFFYRGVKVAKKGE; encoded by the coding sequence ATGAGAAAATTAAGATATATACTAATCCTACTTTTTATATTTTCTTGTTCTAATATTGAAAGAACAAATACAAATAGAAATCAAGAAATTAAGGTAGTAAGTAATAAAGAGGTAAATTTAAGAGATGACATTAGAGTTAGATTAACCAATCTAGAAAAGAATAATTTAAATATTGAATTAGATGAAAATATGTTATTAAATGAAAATGTTCCATATAGTTTAAATATAAGCTTAGAAGGTTTAGAAGATAAAGTGTATATGGATGGTAATTATTATGAAAATATAACCATTAGTAATAAAACTGGTATTATAAAAATTGGGAAATATTCATTTTATGGAGATATGCTAATTAAATCAGTTGATTCAAAGTTAATATTAATTAATACATTAAATATGGAGAAATATTTACTAGGTGTAGTACCCTTTGAAATTCCTGCTTCTTTTCCAATAGAAGCATTAAAAGCACAAACTGTTATAGCAAGAAGTTATGCATATAGAAATATTGCAAGAAATAAAAAAGACTTTGATGTATATGATAGTACGTTATCTCAAGTGTATCAAGGAATACCTACAAAAAATGTTGATAATGTTAGAAAAGCAATTAAAGAAACAAGTGGAGAAGTAATATTATATAACAATAGAATAATAGATGCAGTGTTTCATTCATATAGCGGTGGTTATACAGCAAGTGCAAAAGAAGTATGGGGTAATGAAGTTGAATATTTACAAGCAATAGAAGATAATTATTCTAAAGGGGTACATTCGACAGTTTTAAATTGGGAATTTCAAATTGATAAAGAAAGCATACTTGAAAAAGTGGGATTTGAAGTATTTGATTATGATATTAGTTTTACTGAAAGTAATAGAGTATCTAAATTAATATTATATAATGAAGATAAAAGTCAAGAAATGCAATTTACAGGTAATTCATTTAGAAAGGCTTTTTCATTATCTAAAATAAAATCAACGGCATTTACGATAGAAATAAATGATCGTGGTATAAAAGTAGTAGGTTCTGGATATGGTCATGGAGTTGGGTTCTCACAATGGAGTTCTAAAACTATGGCAACAGATCATAATATGTCATATATTGATATAATTAATTTTTTCTATAGAGGAGTTAAAGTAGCAAAGAAAGGGGAATAG
- a CDS encoding GNAT family N-acetyltransferase: protein MNVKYQEIIEYNIENIVEIYNSVGWTNYTENIEMLKNSYENSLFILGAYLDEMLIGLIRVVGDGYSIIYIQDIIIKPEYHRMGIGSTLLEKILKRYKNTYQKILTTDNTEKTLKFYKSCGFLAVEELNCKSFIKIF, encoded by the coding sequence ATGAATGTAAAATATCAAGAAATTATTGAATATAATATTGAAAATATTGTTGAGATCTATAATTCTGTTGGTTGGACTAATTATACAGAAAATATTGAAATGTTAAAAAACTCTTATGAGAATTCTTTGTTCATTTTAGGGGCATATCTAGATGAAATGTTAATAGGTTTAATTAGAGTAGTAGGAGATGGGTATTCGATAATATATATTCAAGATATTATTATTAAACCAGAATATCATAGAATGGGAATAGGTAGTACTCTTTTAGAAAAGATACTTAAAAGATATAAAAATACATATCAAAAAATTTTGACAACAGATAATACAGAAAAGACTTTAAAATTTTATAAATCGTGTGGATTTTTAGCTGTTGAAGAATTAAATTGTAAAAGCTTCATAAAAATATTTTAG
- the mltG gene encoding endolytic transglycosylase MltG → MRKLLALSLILGIPVGYFFTDQFVLKNQINEEIISVEKGDTIKKIYDKYNFNYTILDKIFLKLNPKLSNLKEGMFKFENTNISKFELLNGLQKPYIDNVILTIPEGFTQKQVFARLEKLGLATEEEMLNALNSVDFPYYHEKDNYDGYLYPETYLIPRGTKPSQIAETILNEFLKQFPSEDYPDKKKFYDDIKLASIVEFETGELEHKAKVAGVFKKRLRINMLLQSDATLKYELGRMAYKKELMESNSLYNTYKHKGLPPTPICSPSKETITETINAKEDKYLFFFMDGENTYYSETHDEHLRKRRSIK, encoded by the coding sequence ATGAGAAAATTATTAGCATTATCACTAATACTAGGAATACCAGTTGGTTATTTTTTTACAGACCAATTTGTATTAAAAAATCAAATTAATGAAGAAATTATATCAGTAGAAAAAGGTGACACAATAAAGAAAATATATGATAAATATAATTTCAATTATACTATTTTAGATAAGATATTTTTAAAACTTAATCCCAAATTGTCAAATCTTAAAGAAGGGATGTTTAAATTTGAGAATACTAACATTTCAAAATTTGAATTATTAAATGGTTTACAAAAACCATATATTGATAATGTTATATTGACAATTCCTGAAGGATTTACTCAAAAACAAGTATTTGCAAGACTTGAAAAGTTAGGTTTAGCAACAGAAGAAGAAATGTTAAATGCACTCAATTCAGTTGATTTTCCTTATTATCATGAGAAAGATAATTATGATGGATATCTTTATCCAGAGACATATTTAATTCCTAGAGGAACAAAACCTTCCCAAATTGCAGAAACTATTTTGAATGAGTTTTTAAAACAATTTCCATCGGAAGATTATCCAGATAAAAAGAAATTTTATGATGATATTAAATTAGCTTCAATAGTTGAATTTGAGACAGGAGAATTAGAACATAAAGCAAAAGTTGCAGGAGTTTTTAAAAAGAGATTGAGAATAAATATGCTACTTCAATCAGATGCAACTTTAAAATATGAATTAGGTAGAATGGCATATAAAAAAGAATTAATGGAAAGTAATTCATTATATAATACGTATAAACATAAAGGATTACCGCCAACACCAATATGTAGTCCATCTAAAGAAACAATAACTGAAACTATTAATGCAAAAGAGGATAAATATTTATTCTTCTTTATGGATGGAGAAAATACATATTATTCTGAGACTCATGATGAACATTTAAGAAAGAGAAGATCAATAAAATGA
- a CDS encoding methionine ABC transporter ATP-binding protein has translation MSYLVIKDLTKKFKEKVAVKDVNLEISKGEIFGIIGLSGAGKSTLIRMINKLEKPTEGTIYHENTDIFQLNDVETREYRKKTSMIFQSFNLLSSRTVFENVALPLEISKVSKKEINDKVNDLLSLVGLDKFKDEYVNNLSGGQKQRVAIARALSTDPDILLSDESTSSLDPITSNSILELLKDINSKLGITIILITHQMEVIKKICDRVAVMKDGEVIEVSTVKELFISPKTKFARELISDLKMEVQTGKANTLNLIFDGEQADKSYVSILTREFNLDINILGGSIDTLASGVKVGHLNVSIETDNIEEIITWLEKNGIKVEVVK, from the coding sequence ATGTCGTACTTAGTAATTAAAGACTTAACAAAAAAGTTTAAAGAAAAAGTAGCGGTAAAAGATGTAAACCTTGAAATATCCAAAGGTGAAATATTTGGGATAATTGGTTTATCAGGTGCTGGTAAATCAACTTTAATTAGAATGATAAATAAATTAGAAAAACCTACTGAAGGTACTATTTATCATGAAAATACTGATATTTTCCAATTAAATGATGTTGAAACTAGAGAATATAGAAAGAAAACTTCTATGATATTCCAAAGTTTTAACCTTTTATCTTCAAGAACAGTATTTGAAAACGTTGCTTTACCTTTAGAGATTTCAAAGGTAAGTAAAAAAGAGATTAATGATAAAGTAAATGATTTATTATCTTTAGTTGGACTTGATAAATTTAAAGATGAATATGTAAATAATTTAAGTGGAGGTCAAAAGCAAAGAGTTGCAATTGCAAGAGCATTATCAACTGATCCAGATATATTACTTTCAGATGAATCTACATCAAGTTTAGATCCAATTACTTCAAACTCAATTTTAGAGTTATTAAAAGATATAAACAGTAAACTTGGGATTACAATAATATTAATTACACATCAAATGGAAGTAATTAAAAAAATCTGTGATAGGGTAGCTGTAATGAAAGATGGAGAAGTAATAGAAGTATCGACTGTAAAAGAATTATTTATAAGTCCTAAAACAAAATTTGCAAGAGAACTAATTAGTGATCTTAAAATGGAAGTTCAAACAGGTAAAGCAAATACATTAAATTTAATATTTGATGGTGAACAAGCAGATAAATCATATGTATCTATTCTTACTAGAGAATTTAATCTTGATATAAATATATTAGGAGGTTCAATTGATACTCTAGCAAGTGGAGTAAAAGTAGGACACTTAAATGTGAGTATTGAAACTGACAATATTGAAGAAATAATTACTTGGTTAGAAAAAAATGGTATTAAAGTAGAGGTGGTAAAATAA
- the ytvI gene encoding sporulation integral membrane protein YtvI yields MENKQEFTLKRFLPLIYMITVLLIALLAFKVSIYLLPFVIAFIVVTITRGPVNFLMEKLKFNSKFANITVILLFYMVIPVILILLLIRSYNEIYNFSNWLIKNVDTIKELAIKLTEKFDFFESLLPPVAIVSIKNFIASMIGKLTNLGFVIANNILSITLKLPVILVYVIITITATFLMASDIESVNNFFDKQFPKSWLDKFRLIKVDVVEVAYQYLKAQLMLITLCFIELIIGLSIINLVVSPINYVFLVSVLISVFDALPILGAGGILVPWSVYNLSTGNYALGIAILLLYLFITITRMTLEPRILSKNLSVNPLLSLLSLFVGFKLFGVVGFLFGPILLTIMTILFKEEINKGFFKILAGEYIEEK; encoded by the coding sequence ATGGAAAATAAACAAGAATTTACATTGAAAAGGTTTTTACCTTTAATATATATGATTACAGTATTATTAATTGCATTACTTGCATTTAAAGTATCAATTTATTTACTACCTTTTGTTATTGCATTTATAGTTGTAACAATAACAAGAGGGCCAGTAAATTTTTTGATGGAAAAATTGAAATTTAATAGTAAATTTGCAAATATTACCGTAATTTTATTATTTTATATGGTTATACCGGTAATACTTATTTTACTATTAATAAGATCATATAATGAAATTTACAATTTTTCAAATTGGTTGATAAAAAATGTAGATACAATCAAAGAATTAGCAATTAAATTAACAGAAAAATTTGATTTTTTTGAATCTTTATTACCGCCAGTTGCTATTGTTTCAATTAAAAACTTTATTGCATCTATGATTGGGAAATTAACTAATTTAGGATTTGTAATTGCAAATAATATTTTATCAATTACATTAAAATTACCTGTTATTTTGGTTTATGTAATTATTACTATAACAGCTACGTTTTTAATGGCAAGTGATATTGAATCGGTTAATAATTTTTTTGATAAACAATTTCCTAAAAGTTGGTTAGATAAGTTTAGATTAATAAAAGTTGATGTAGTAGAGGTTGCATATCAATATTTAAAGGCGCAATTAATGTTAATTACATTATGTTTTATTGAACTTATTATAGGATTAAGTATAATTAATTTAGTTGTAAGTCCTATTAATTATGTATTTTTAGTTTCAGTGTTAATTTCTGTATTTGATGCATTGCCAATACTGGGTGCTGGGGGAATATTGGTACCTTGGTCAGTGTACAATTTATCTACAGGAAATTATGCATTAGGAATAGCAATATTATTATTATATTTATTTATTACAATTACACGTATGACATTAGAGCCACGTATTTTAAGTAAAAATTTAAGTGTAAATCCATTATTATCTTTATTATCTTTATTTGTTGGATTTAAACTATTTGGAGTAGTTGGGTTTTTATTTGGACCAATATTATTAACAATAATGACAATATTATTTAAAGAAGAAATTAATAAAGGATTCTTTAAAATATTAGCAGGAGAATATATAGAAGAAAAATAA
- the tilS gene encoding tRNA lysidine(34) synthetase TilS, producing MFRKFILENKLIEKNDKILIAFSAGPDSVFLLEKLLEIKEEFNLKIHLGYVNHNFRDDVWKDIELVEKIAQKYHLEFTILNIKLDIFSEERARELRYKVLGELKDKLSFDKIATGHNKTDNAETIIFRLIRGTGLDGLEGIKVRREDIIRPILYISKQDILKQVYNEYIVDKTNLENNYSRNKIRNLIFPIFEEINSKFIDNIVKIHQNIINNNDQKYEFIINKLKEYNISLNTKKINQIYSILEKNESKIIDLGNGFVWYKSYETNSIIKQSDLFKNEDELILSIDKELVLNGYTIGYTNSTGLEKILNKGYNIVTLDTFKKDSIFNIRTRLDGDKLGNKKLKKLFIDSKVDKLERDKIPLVIFEDNIIMVGNLFKLKTNTTLNEYYVYIRRNDGK from the coding sequence ATGTTTAGAAAATTTATATTAGAAAATAAATTGATTGAAAAAAATGATAAGATATTAATTGCATTTTCTGCAGGTCCTGATTCTGTTTTTTTGCTTGAAAAATTGTTAGAAATAAAGGAAGAATTTAATTTAAAAATACATTTAGGATATGTAAATCATAACTTTAGAGATGATGTTTGGAAAGATATTGAATTGGTAGAAAAAATTGCTCAAAAATATCATTTAGAATTTACAATTTTAAATATAAAATTAGACATTTTTTCTGAAGAAAGAGCTAGAGAATTAAGATATAAAGTGTTAGGAGAATTGAAAGATAAACTTTCATTTGATAAAATTGCAACAGGACATAATAAAACAGATAATGCTGAAACAATAATTTTTAGACTCATTAGAGGAACAGGACTAGATGGTCTAGAGGGGATAAAGGTTAGAAGAGAGGATATTATTAGACCGATATTATATATATCTAAACAAGATATTTTAAAACAGGTATATAATGAATATATAGTTGATAAAACAAATTTAGAAAATAATTATAGCAGAAATAAAATTAGAAATTTGATTTTTCCAATATTTGAAGAAATAAATTCAAAATTTATAGATAATATAGTAAAAATACATCAAAATATCATAAATAATAATGATCAAAAATATGAGTTTATAATTAATAAACTAAAGGAATATAATATTTCTCTTAACACAAAAAAAATAAATCAAATATACAGTATTCTTGAAAAAAATGAAAGTAAGATTATAGACTTAGGAAATGGATTTGTATGGTATAAGTCTTATGAAACAAATTCTATAATTAAACAATCTGATTTATTTAAAAATGAGGATGAACTAATTTTAAGTATTGATAAAGAGCTTGTTTTAAATGGATATACTATAGGTTATACGAATTCAACTGGACTTGAAAAAATATTAAATAAAGGGTATAATATAGTTACTTTAGATACCTTTAAAAAAGATTCAATATTTAATATTAGAACAAGATTAGATGGAGATAAGCTAGGTAATAAAAAGTTGAAAAAATTATTTATTGATAGTAAAGTTGATAAATTAGAAAGAGATAAGATACCTTTAGTAATTTTTGAAGATAATATTATTATGGTTGGGAATCTTTTTAAATTAAAAACTAATACTACATTAAATGAATATTATGTATATATTAGGAGAAATGATGGAAAATAA
- a CDS encoding MetQ/NlpA family ABC transporter substrate-binding protein has protein sequence MFKKLLLAFLTFVAVSCTGGKSTEAETQKLVLGVSPIPHQEIVEFVKEDLKAEGVDLEIVVFNDYVQPNISLKDGSIDANYFQHVPYMESFGKENNIDMVSAGGIHLEPLKAYSETIKDVNEIQDGAEILIPNDPTNRGRALLLLDAAGLIKLNDREKLDSSVADIAENPKNLVITDLNSEQIAPRLSEVALAVINTNNALAAGLTKDKAVIVEGKDSPYVNIITVLKGNENDERVKKLVKVLQSDKVKQFIAEKYNGEVEVGF, from the coding sequence ATGTTTAAAAAATTATTATTAGCATTTTTAACATTTGTTGCAGTATCATGTACTGGAGGAAAAAGTACTGAAGCTGAAACACAAAAATTAGTATTAGGAGTTTCACCAATTCCACATCAAGAAATTGTAGAATTTGTGAAAGAAGATTTAAAAGCGGAAGGTGTTGATTTAGAAATAGTTGTATTTAACGATTATGTACAACCGAATATTTCATTAAAAGATGGAAGTATTGATGCAAATTATTTCCAACATGTTCCTTATATGGAATCATTTGGAAAAGAAAATAATATTGATATGGTAAGTGCAGGTGGAATACATTTAGAACCTTTAAAAGCATATTCAGAAACTATTAAAGATGTAAATGAAATTCAAGATGGAGCAGAAATATTAATACCAAATGATCCTACAAATAGAGGAAGAGCTTTATTATTATTAGATGCTGCTGGTTTAATTAAATTAAATGATAGAGAAAAATTAGATTCTAGTGTTGCAGATATTGCTGAAAATCCTAAAAATTTAGTAATAACTGATTTAAATTCAGAACAAATAGCTCCAAGATTATCAGAAGTAGCTTTAGCAGTAATTAATACTAATAATGCATTAGCTGCAGGTCTTACTAAAGATAAAGCAGTTATTGTTGAAGGAAAAGATTCACCATATGTTAATATTATTACTGTTCTAAAAGGGAATGAAAATGATGAAAGAGTTAAAAAACTAGTTAAAGTATTACAAAGTGACAAAGTAAAACAATTTATAGCAGAAAAATACAACGGAGAAGTAGAAGTTGGATTTTAA
- the secA gene encoding preprotein translocase subunit SecA, translated as MKIVDIINKIFGTSDEKIIKKMRKQVDKINALEPEMEALTNEQLSAKTQEFKDRLAQGETLDDLLVEAFAVVRETAKRLTGMRIYDVQLIGSMIIHSGRIAEMKTGEGKTLMSTLAIYLNALTGKGVHVVTVNDYLAKRDRDTMAHIYDFLGLTSGVIIANLDNETRRAQYNCDITYGTNNEFGFDYLRDNMVHDPSEKVQREHNYAIVDEIDSILIDEARTPLIISGPAEETTHWYDVFANVVLRLKRSYKTEEIKDKKNTIIPDEDWEDYEVDEKAKTVTITDKGIKNVEKILQIDNLYSPQYVELTHFLSQALKAKELFKRDRDYIINEKDEVIIVDEFTGRLMDGRRYSDGLHQAIEAKEHLKVAGENQTLATITLQNYFRMYEKLSGMTGTAKTEEEEFKQIYKLGVVVVPTNKPVQRKDLPDVIYQTTRAKYIAIVNKIIELFEKGQPVLVGTASIEHSELLSSYLTKARIPHEVLNAKYHEREADIVAQAGRYKTVTIATNMAGRGTDIKLGGDPDSLAVKIADRGTPEYYEAFKTYEKECLENKKKVLEAGGLFILGTERHESRRIDNQLRGRAGRQGDPGVSEFYLSLEDDLMRLFGGDKLKSMMKALNIPEEEDIRHKRISKAVENAQRRIESRNFSIRKSLIEYDDVNNKQREVIYKQRDQVLYNENLRELIYDMIDNTVVSTVSDLLSPNKSEWDFESLNSKIYEIYGFELPDSVYHANNLDEIFDILYNEVKERYDNKVLEIGEEQFSKIERYIMLEVLDQKWRQNLKDLTELREGINLQSYGQKNPVNEYKIASTDVYNDMIDGINRETTSFLLRLKLNVPEELTNVNEEAVEIVEEEKEFVSRRERLEDNE; from the coding sequence ATGAAAATAGTTGATATAATTAATAAAATATTTGGTACATCTGATGAAAAGATTATCAAAAAAATGAGAAAACAAGTTGATAAAATTAATGCTTTAGAGCCAGAGATGGAAGCATTAACAAATGAACAGTTAAGTGCAAAAACACAAGAATTTAAAGATAGATTAGCACAAGGTGAAACATTAGACGACCTATTGGTCGAAGCATTTGCTGTAGTTAGAGAAACTGCAAAAAGATTAACTGGAATGAGAATATATGATGTGCAATTAATTGGTTCTATGATTATACATAGTGGTAGAATTGCAGAGATGAAAACAGGAGAAGGTAAAACTTTAATGTCTACTCTAGCAATATATTTAAATGCATTAACAGGAAAAGGTGTACATGTAGTTACAGTTAATGATTATCTAGCAAAAAGAGATAGAGATACTATGGCACATATTTATGATTTCTTAGGATTAACTTCAGGAGTTATCATTGCAAATTTAGATAATGAAACTAGAAGAGCACAGTATAATTGTGATATTACTTATGGTACAAATAATGAATTTGGTTTCGATTATTTAAGAGATAACATGGTACATGATCCAAGTGAAAAAGTGCAAAGAGAACATAATTATGCAATAGTTGATGAAATAGATTCAATTTTAATAGATGAGGCAAGAACGCCTTTAATTATTTCAGGACCAGCAGAAGAAACAACACATTGGTATGATGTTTTTGCAAATGTTGTATTAAGATTGAAGAGAAGTTACAAGACAGAAGAAATTAAAGATAAGAAAAATACTATTATTCCTGATGAAGATTGGGAAGATTATGAGGTTGATGAAAAGGCAAAAACAGTTACAATAACTGATAAAGGTATTAAAAATGTTGAAAAAATATTACAAATTGATAACCTTTATTCTCCACAATATGTTGAATTAACTCATTTCTTATCACAAGCTTTAAAAGCAAAAGAGTTATTTAAGAGAGATAGAGATTATATAATAAATGAAAAAGATGAAGTAATTATAGTTGATGAATTTACAGGAAGATTAATGGATGGGAGAAGATATTCTGACGGTCTTCATCAAGCTATTGAAGCAAAAGAACATTTAAAAGTTGCTGGAGAAAACCAAACTTTAGCGACTATTACTTTACAAAATTATTTCAGAATGTATGAAAAATTATCAGGGATGACTGGTACTGCAAAAACAGAGGAAGAAGAATTTAAACAAATATATAAATTAGGAGTTGTTGTTGTTCCAACTAACAAACCAGTACAAAGAAAAGATTTACCTGATGTTATTTATCAAACAACAAGAGCTAAATATATTGCAATAGTAAATAAGATAATTGAACTATTTGAAAAAGGGCAACCGGTTTTAGTTGGTACTGCTTCAATAGAACATTCAGAATTATTATCATCTTACTTAACTAAAGCAAGAATACCTCATGAAGTATTAAATGCTAAATATCATGAAAGGGAAGCTGATATAGTTGCTCAAGCTGGTAGATATAAAACAGTTACAATAGCTACTAACATGGCAGGACGTGGAACAGATATTAAACTTGGAGGGGATCCAGATTCATTAGCTGTTAAAATAGCTGATCGTGGAACACCTGAGTATTATGAAGCATTTAAAACATATGAAAAAGAATGTTTAGAAAATAAGAAAAAAGTACTAGAAGCAGGAGGATTATTTATTTTAGGTACTGAAAGACATGAAAGTCGTAGAATAGATAATCAGTTAAGAGGAAGGGCTGGACGTCAAGGAGATCCAGGAGTTTCTGAATTCTATTTATCACTTGAAGATGATTTAATGAGATTATTCGGTGGAGATAAGTTAAAATCTATGATGAAAGCTTTAAATATTCCTGAAGAAGAAGATATCAGACATAAGAGAATATCAAAAGCTGTTGAAAATGCTCAAAGAAGAATTGAAAGTAGAAACTTCTCAATTAGAAAGAGTTTAATTGAATATGATGATGTTAATAATAAACAAAGAGAAGTAATCTATAAGCAAAGAGATCAAGTATTATACAATGAAAACTTAAGAGAATTAATTTATGATATGATTGATAATACTGTAGTTTCTACAGTTTCTGATTTACTTTCACCAAATAAATCAGAGTGGGATTTTGAAAGTTTAAATTCAAAAATATATGAAATTTATGGATTTGAATTACCTGATTCAGTATATCATGCAAATAATTTAGATGAAATTTTTGATATTTTATATAATGAAGTAAAAGAAAGATATGATAATAAAGTATTAGAAATTGGAGAGGAACAATTCTCTAAAATTGAAAGATACATAATGTTAGAAGTATTAGATCAAAAATGGAGACAAAACCTAAAAGACTTAACTGAATTAAGAGAAGGAATTAATTTACAATCATACGGTCAAAAAAATCCAGTTAATGAGTATAAAATTGCAAGTACAGATGTTTATAATGATATGATAGATGGAATAAATAGAGAAACTACATCATTCTTATTAAGATTAAAACTAAATGTACCTGAAGAACTTACAAATGTAAATGAAGAAGCAGTAGAAATTGTTGAAGAAGAAAAAGAATTTGTTAGTAGAAGAGAAAGATTAGAAGATAATGAATAA